The following coding sequences are from one Diprion similis isolate iyDipSimi1 chromosome 9, iyDipSimi1.1, whole genome shotgun sequence window:
- the LOC124410633 gene encoding dihydropyrimidine dehydrogenase [NADP(+)] — protein MTPTPTLLSKDVPDIENLLILNPKVKNYTNLVPSAQTKRNKQHWKRNIGKKCGSCVPLTKNFDDIKHTTLSERGALREAARCLKCADAPCQKSCPTQLDVKSFITSISNKNYYGAARAILSDNPLGLTCGMVCPTSDLCVGGCNLFATEEGPINIGGLQQFATDVFKQMRIPQTKIPGQTIPHADTKIALIGCGPASISCATFLARLGYDDITIFEKESYVGGLSSSEIPQYRLPYEVIQFELDLMKDLGVKVEQGRSLSTQDLTVKGLKNSDYKVIFIGIGLPEPKIIPIFKDLTEEMGFFTSKTFLPMVAKNSKPGMCACKSTSLPSLHGNVIVLGAGDTAFDCATSALRCGARKVFVVFRKGFTNIRAVPEEMDLAREEKCEFVPFQSPKEVIVRGGRIAAMEFYRTEQLDDGEWIEDEDQIVRLKADFIISAFGSGLYATDVKDAMVPVKLNRWGLPEVDVNTMACSEAGVFFGGDIAGVSETTVESVNDGKTAAWSIHKYIQESNGSPVPNEPQLPKFHSPIDEVDLSIELLGMKFENPFGLASAPPATTSAMIRRSFEAGWGFAVTKTFALDKDMVTNVSPRIVKGVTSRHHYGPEQGSFLNIELISEKTEAYWCSSVAELKRDFPSKIIIASIMCTYNKSDWTELARKAEAAGADALELNLSCPHGMGESGMGLACGQDPELVRNISRWVRAAVKIPFFVKLTPNITDIVLIARAAYEGKADGVSAINTVSGLMGVKADGSPWPAVGSAKETTYGGVSGNATRPQALKAISSIARALPGFPILGIGGIDSADVSFQFMQCGASVLQVGSAIQNQDFTLIEDYITGLKTLLYLRSLEQVKDWDGQSPPTFKHQKGKPVVSLKHALGKEIPYYGEYQRLREEKIAELKAAADLPGCPPPLLRPTPRPVAVVPALKDIVGQALPHIGSYKQLNNKQQVVALIDDDMCINCGKCYMACADSGYQAITFDKETHIPHVTDDCTGCTLCLSVCPIIDCISMVPKTIPHVIKRGVAPKGYQDLPNDLLCQ, from the exons ATGACTCCAACGCCGACGTTGCTGAGCAAGGATGTACCCGACATCGAA AATCTCCTAATCCTGAATCCAAAGGTAAAGAATTACACGAATCTGGTACCGTCAGCGCAGACGAAAAGAAACAAGCAGCATTGGAAGCGGAATATCGGGAAAAAATGTGGC TCTTGTGTTCCACTGACGAAAAACTTCGACGATATAAAGCACACGACTCTGAGCGAGAGAGGTGCTCTTCGGGAAGCGGCAAGATGTCTGAAGTGCGCCGATGCTCCGTGTCAAAAATCCTGCCCCACTCAGCTGGACGTCAAAAGCTTCATCACCTCGatttcgaacaaaaattattacggGGCTGCCAGAGCAATTCTATCCGACAATCCCTTGGGACTTACTTGCGGAATGGTCTGTCCCACTAGCGACCTTTGCGTCGGAGGATGCAACTTATTTGCCACAGAAGAGGGGCCAATCAACATTGGAGGACTTCAGCAATTTGCCACTGAC GTGTTCAAACAGATGAGAATTCCACAGACGAAAATCCCAGGACAGACCATACCACACGCTGACACCAAAATCGCCTTGATCGGTTGCGGCCCGGCGTCAATATCCTGCGCAACGTTCCTGGCGCGTTTGGGTTACGACGACATCACGATATTCGAGAAAGAATCCTATGTTGGAGGATTGAGTTCATCCGAAATTCCGCAGTACCGTCTACCCTACGAGGTTATCCAGTTCGAATTAGATCTGATGAAAGATTTGGGAGTGAAAGTTGAGCAGGGGAGAAGCTTGTCTACGCAAGATCTGACCGTTAAG GGGCTGAAGAACTCCGATTACAAGGTTATCTTCATAGGAATCGGTCTTCCGGAACCaaaaattatacctatattcaaAGATCTTACCGAGGAAATGGGCTTCTTTACGTCAAAAACGTTTCTACCCATGGTAGCGAAGAACAGCAAGCCGGGTATGTGTGCTTGCAAGAGTACGAGCTTACCCAGTTTGCATGGAAACGTGATCGTCCTTGGTGCCGGTGACACGGCCTTCGATTGCGCGACCTCAGCATTACGCTGTGGGGCCAGGAAGGTCTTCGTCGTGTTCAGAAAAGGCTTCACAAACATTCGCGCCGTTCCCGAAGAG atggacttggctCGTGAGGAAAAGTGCGAATTCGTACCGTTTCAATCGCCAAAGGAGGTGATCGTTCGAGGAGGCAGAATCGCAGCTATGGAATTTTACCGTACCGAGCAGCTCGATGACGGAGAATGGATCGAAGATGAGGACCAAATCGTTAGACTGAAAGCAGATTTCATCATATCCGCATTCGGATCTGGCCTTTACGCCACAGACG TCAAGGATGCTATGGTGCCAGTGAAATTGAATCGATGGGGGCTACCGGAAGTGGACGTCAACACGATGGCCTGTTCCGAGGCAGGTGTATTTTTCGGTGGAGATATCGCCGGGGTTTCCGAAACCACTGTCGAATCTGTTAACGATGGAAAAACCGCCGCATGGAGTATTCACAAGTATATTCAG GAATCCAACGGAAGTCCCGTGCCCAACGAGCCCCAGCTTCCTAAGTTTCATTCGCCGATCGACGAGGTCGACTTGAGCATCGAACTGCTCGGAATGAAGTTCGAAAACCCATTTGGCCTGGCTTCAGCTCCACCAGCAACGACAAGCGCCATGATTCGCAGGTCCTTTGAAGCAGGATGGGGCTTTGCTGTGACGAAAACATTCGCCCTCGACAAG GATATGGTGACAAACGTTTCGCCCCGTATCGTCAAGGGTGTAACATCTCGGCATCACTATGGACCGGAGCAAGGCAGCTTCCTCAACATCGAGCTGATAAGTGAGAAAACAGAGGCGTATTGGTGCAGCAGCGTCGCAGAGTTGAAGAGGGATTTCCCTTCGAAG ATAATCATCGCCAGCATAATGTGCACTTACAACAAATCGGACTGGACAGAACTGGCGAGAAAAGCGGAAGCTGCAGGCGCCGATGCCTTGGAACTGAATTTGTCCTGTCCCCACGGAATGGGAGAATCTGGAATGGGACTAGCTTGCGGACAG GATCCTGAGCTGGTAAGGAACATCTCGAGGTGGGTAAGAGCTGCCGTGAAGATTCCATTCTTCGTAAAACTGACCCCAAACATCACCGATATCGTACTAATAGCAAGAGCAGCATACGAAG GCAAAGCGGATGGCGTATCTGCAATAAACACGGTATCTGGTCTGATGGGAGTCAAAGCTGACGGATCGCCATGGCCGGCTGTTGGATCAGCAAAGGAAACAACGTACGGTGGAGTTTCCGGAAACGCGACGAGACCGCAGGCGCTTAAAGCAATATCATCGATAGCTCGCGCGCTTCCAGGCTTCCCGATCCTGGGAATCGGTGGAATCGATTCCGCGGATGTTTCATTCCAGTTTATGCAGTGCGGAGCGTCGGTTTTACAG GTTGGAAGTGCCATACAGAACCAGGACTTCACCCTCATCGAGGACTACATCACTGGATTAAAGACTCTACTGTACCTCAGGAGCCTCGAGCAGGTCAAAGACTGGGACGGCCAGAGTCCACCGACGTTTAAACACCAGAAAGGAAAGCCTGTCGTGTCGCTCAAGCACGCGTTGGGAAAG GAGATTCCTTACTACGGCGAATACCAACGTCTTCGGGAGGAAAAAATCGCGGAACTAAAAGCAGCAGCTGATCTTCCAGGGTGTCCACCACCTCTTCTCAGACCAACACCTCGACCAGTCGCTGTAGTTCCGGCCCTGAAAGACATTGTCGGTCAGGCTTTGCCTCACATAGGAAGTTACAAGCAGCTGAACAATAAGCAGCAGGTCGTTGCACTGATCGATGAC GACATGTGTATAAACTGTGGCAAGTGTTACATGGCTTGCGCGGACTCCGGGTACCAAGCGATCACTTTCGACAAGGAGACCCACATTCCACATGTCACCGACGACTGCACTGGATGCACCTTGTGTCTCTCTGTGTGCCCGATCATCGACTGTATAAG CATGGTTCCGAAGACCATACCGCACGTGATCAAGAGAGGAGTCGCACCGAAGGGATACCAAGACTTGCCCAACGATTTGCTGTGTCAATAG